In Pseudomonas oryzicola, one DNA window encodes the following:
- a CDS encoding GlcG/HbpS family heme-binding protein: MNALNLKVAVSLVNAALAAGRKINAAPLTVAVLDAGGHLLALQREDGASLIRPQVATGKAWGAIALGKGSRLLALDAQQRPAFFAALNGLGERPVVPAPGGVLVRDQDGKVLGAVGISGDTSDIDEQCAISAIEEVGLRADAGVAA; encoded by the coding sequence ATGAACGCTTTGAACCTGAAAGTCGCGGTCAGCCTGGTGAATGCCGCGCTGGCGGCGGGCCGCAAGATCAATGCTGCACCGCTGACCGTGGCGGTGCTGGACGCCGGCGGCCACCTGCTGGCGCTGCAACGCGAGGACGGTGCCAGCCTGATTCGCCCGCAGGTGGCTACTGGCAAGGCCTGGGGCGCGATTGCGCTGGGCAAGGGCTCGCGCTTGCTGGCGCTGGATGCGCAGCAACGGCCAGCGTTCTTTGCCGCGCTGAACGGCTTGGGTGAACGGCCGGTGGTGCCGGCGCCGGGTGGCGTGCTGGTGCGTGATCAGGACGGCAAGGTGCTGGGTGCCGTAGGGATCAGCGGGGATACGTCGGATATCGACGAGCAGTGCGCGATCAGTGCGATCGAGGAGGTGGGGTTGAGAGCGGATGCCGGTGTAGCAGCCTGA
- a CDS encoding TetR/AcrR family transcriptional regulator: MSTIRERNKELILRAASEEFADKGFAATKTSDIAAKAGLPKPNVYYYFKSKDNLYREVLESIIAPIMQASTPFNADGDPKEVLSAYIRSKIRISRDLPHASKVFASEIMHGAPHLSPNQVAQLNEQARHNIECIQRWIDRGQIAHVDAHHLMFSIWAATQTYADFDWQISAVTGKAKLTDSDYDAAAETIIRMVLKGCEPEVA, translated from the coding sequence ATGAGCACCATTCGCGAGCGCAACAAGGAACTGATCCTGCGCGCGGCCAGCGAGGAATTCGCCGACAAGGGCTTCGCCGCCACCAAGACCAGCGATATCGCGGCCAAGGCCGGCCTGCCCAAGCCCAACGTGTATTACTACTTCAAGTCCAAGGACAACCTCTATCGCGAGGTGCTGGAAAGCATCATCGCGCCGATCATGCAGGCGTCGACCCCGTTCAATGCCGACGGCGACCCGAAAGAAGTGCTGAGTGCCTACATTCGCTCGAAGATCCGCATTTCGCGTGACCTGCCGCATGCGTCCAAGGTGTTCGCCAGCGAGATCATGCACGGCGCCCCGCACCTGTCGCCGAACCAGGTGGCGCAGTTGAACGAGCAGGCCCGGCACAACATCGAATGCATCCAGCGCTGGATCGACCGTGGGCAGATCGCCCATGTCGACGCGCATCACCTGATGTTCAGCATCTGGGCAGCGACCCAGACCTATGCCGATTTCGACTGGCAGATTTCGGCGGTGACCGGCAAGGCCAAGCTGACCGACAGCGATTATGACGCTGCGGCGGAGACCATCATCCGCATGGTACTCAAGGGGTGTGAGCCCGAGGTGGCCTGA
- a CDS encoding DUF808 domain-containing protein, with amino-acid sequence MAGSSLLVLIDDIATVLDDVSLMTKVAAKKTAGVLGDDLALNAQQVTGVRADRELPVVWAVAKGSLVNKAILVPAALLISAFIPWAVIPLLMLGGAYLCFEGFEKLAHKFLHSKGEDEAQHEAHKEAVADANVDLVVYEKTKIKGAVRTDFILSAEIIAITLGIVADSPLSQQIIVLSGIAVVMTIGVYGLVGGIVKLDDLGLWMTRKASRLAQAVGNGILWAAPYMMKSLSVIGTAAMFLVGGGILVHGIVPLHHAIEAVSEGRGGALTVALLNGGVGVVAGAVVLALVSLAGKLWRAVRPAN; translated from the coding sequence ATGGCAGGAAGCAGTCTACTGGTACTGATCGACGACATCGCCACGGTGCTCGATGACGTCTCGCTGATGACCAAGGTAGCGGCAAAAAAGACCGCAGGGGTGCTGGGCGATGACCTGGCGCTGAACGCCCAGCAGGTCACCGGCGTGCGCGCCGATCGCGAGCTGCCGGTGGTGTGGGCGGTGGCCAAAGGGTCGTTGGTGAACAAGGCCATCCTGGTACCGGCGGCGCTGTTGATCAGTGCGTTCATTCCCTGGGCGGTGATACCGCTGCTGATGCTCGGCGGTGCCTACCTGTGCTTCGAGGGCTTCGAGAAGCTGGCGCACAAGTTCCTGCACAGCAAGGGGGAGGATGAGGCGCAGCACGAGGCCCACAAGGAAGCTGTGGCGGACGCCAATGTCGACCTGGTGGTGTACGAGAAAACCAAGATCAAGGGCGCGGTGCGCACCGACTTCATCCTTTCGGCGGAAATCATCGCCATTACCCTGGGCATTGTCGCCGACTCACCGTTGAGCCAGCAGATCATCGTGCTGTCGGGCATCGCGGTGGTCATGACCATCGGTGTGTACGGGCTGGTGGGCGGCATCGTCAAGCTCGATGACCTCGGGCTGTGGATGACCCGCAAGGCATCACGCCTGGCCCAGGCGGTGGGTAACGGCATCCTGTGGGCCGCGCCGTACATGATGAAGAGCCTGTCGGTGATCGGCACGGCGGCGATGTTCCTGGTCGGCGGCGGGATCCTGGTGCATGGCATCGTGCCGCTGCATCATGCCATCGAGGCGGTCAGTGAAGGGCGTGGCGGGGCGTTGACCGTAGCGCTGCTGAATGGCGGCGTCGGGGTTGTGGCCGGTGCGGTGGTGCTGGCCCTGGTAAGCCTGGCAGGGAAACTGTGGCGGGCGGTTCGGCCGGCTAATTGA
- a CDS encoding outer membrane protein OmpK yields MRTINSLILAGGLLACGTTFGGDLLQWQNNSLTYLWGKNFKVNPAIQQTVTFEHADAWKYGDNFIFVDKIFYQGQKDAGNGPNTYYGEISPRLSFGKIFDQKIEFGPVKDVLLAMTYEFGEGDTESYLIGPGFDLAIPGFDYFQLNFYNRTTDGSRAGDNVWQITPVWSYTIPVGSSDLLIDGFMDWVVDNDENRRGTYQANLHFNPQIKYDLGKALHLGEKQLYVGVEYDYWKNKYGIKDSDTFTTDQNTMSFLLKVHF; encoded by the coding sequence ATGCGTACCATCAACAGCCTGATCCTCGCCGGCGGCCTGCTGGCCTGCGGCACCACCTTCGGCGGCGACCTGCTGCAATGGCAGAACAACAGCCTGACCTACCTGTGGGGCAAGAACTTCAAGGTCAACCCGGCGATCCAGCAAACGGTCACCTTCGAGCACGCCGACGCCTGGAAGTACGGCGACAACTTCATCTTCGTCGACAAGATCTTCTACCAGGGCCAGAAAGACGCGGGCAACGGCCCGAACACTTACTATGGCGAGATCAGCCCACGCCTGTCCTTCGGCAAGATCTTCGATCAGAAGATCGAGTTCGGCCCGGTCAAGGACGTGTTGCTGGCGATGACCTACGAGTTCGGCGAGGGTGACACCGAGTCGTACCTGATCGGCCCGGGCTTCGACCTGGCCATCCCCGGGTTCGATTACTTCCAGCTGAACTTCTACAACCGCACCACCGATGGCAGCCGCGCTGGCGACAATGTATGGCAGATTACCCCGGTGTGGTCGTACACCATCCCGGTCGGTTCTTCCGACCTGCTGATCGACGGCTTCATGGACTGGGTGGTGGACAACGACGAGAACCGTCGCGGCACCTACCAGGCCAACCTGCACTTCAACCCGCAGATCAAGTACGACCTGGGCAAGGCCTTGCACCTGGGTGAGAAGCAGTTGTACGTGGGTGTGGAATACGACTACTGGAAGAACAAGTACGGCATCAAGGATTCCGATACCTTTACTACCGACCAGAACACCATGAGCTTCTTGCTCAAGGTTCATTTCTGA
- a CDS encoding outer membrane protein OmpK, whose translation MKRITSSLLLGSSLLATLPTHAGEWLQWHGESLTYLYGKDFKVNPRIQQTITFEHANKWKYGDTFMFVDKVFYNGKADPGKGVTSYYGEFSPRLSLGKITGHKFELGPIKDVLVAMTYERGEGDNEAYLIGPGFDLAIPGFNYFTLNFYVRNTEGSRPGDNVWQITPAWSYTLPVGKSDILIDGYMDWVVDNDQTRRGTYHANLQFNPQVKYDLGKALGLGAKQLYVGIEYSYWKDKYGIDSQGNVDSNQSVTSALVKVHF comes from the coding sequence ATGAAACGCATCACCTCGTCCCTCCTGCTGGGCAGCAGCCTGCTGGCCACCCTCCCCACCCACGCCGGAGAATGGCTGCAGTGGCACGGCGAAAGCCTGACCTACCTGTACGGCAAGGACTTCAAGGTCAACCCCCGCATCCAGCAGACGATCACCTTCGAGCACGCCAACAAATGGAAGTACGGCGACACTTTCATGTTCGTCGACAAGGTCTTCTACAACGGCAAGGCCGACCCGGGCAAAGGCGTCACCAGCTACTACGGGGAGTTCAGCCCGCGTCTGTCACTGGGCAAGATTACCGGGCACAAATTCGAACTGGGCCCGATCAAGGATGTGCTGGTTGCCATGACCTATGAGCGCGGCGAGGGCGACAACGAGGCCTACCTGATCGGCCCCGGCTTCGACCTGGCCATCCCCGGTTTCAACTATTTCACCCTCAACTTCTACGTACGCAACACCGAAGGCAGCCGCCCTGGTGACAACGTCTGGCAGATCACCCCCGCCTGGTCCTACACCCTGCCCGTAGGCAAGTCCGACATTCTGATCGACGGCTACATGGACTGGGTGGTGGACAACGACCAGACCCGTCGCGGTACCTACCACGCCAACCTGCAGTTCAACCCACAGGTCAAGTACGACCTGGGCAAAGCCCTTGGCCTGGGCGCCAAGCAGCTGTACGTGGGTATCGAATACAGCTACTGGAAGGACAAGTACGGCATCGACAGCCAAGGCAACGTCGACAGCAACCAGAGCGTCACCAGTGCACTGGTCAAGGTGCACTTCTAA
- a CDS encoding nucleobase:cation symporter-2 family protein: MSESRKAHIPVAPPREPLPLFQLILVGLQHVLLMYGGAIAVPLIIGQAAGLSREEVAFLINADLLVAGVATIIQSFGIGPVGIRMPVMMGASFAAVGSMVAMAGMPGVGLQGIFGATIAAGFFGMLIAPFMSKVVRFFPPLVTGTVITSIGLSLFPVAVNWAGGGQQAGTFGAPIFLLVAGLVLAVILLINRFMRGFWVNVSVLVGMGLGYILAGAIGMVDLSGLNQAPWLQVVTPLHFGMPTFSLAPILSMCLVVVIIFVESTGMFLALGKVTGREVTPGMLRRGLLCDAGASFVAGFFNTFTHSSFAQNIGLVQMTGVRCRYVTVVAGALLILLSLLPKAAFLIASIPPAVLGGASIAMFGMVTATGIKILQEADIGDRRNQLLVAVSVGFGLIPVVRPEFFAQMPQWMEPITHSGIAMATVSALVLNVLFNILGGADRATHNVCHQH, from the coding sequence ATGTCCGAGTCACGCAAGGCGCATATCCCTGTTGCGCCGCCGCGAGAGCCCTTGCCCCTGTTCCAGCTGATCCTGGTTGGCCTGCAACATGTCCTGCTGATGTACGGTGGCGCGATCGCCGTGCCGCTGATCATCGGCCAGGCCGCCGGGCTGTCCCGTGAAGAAGTCGCTTTCCTGATCAACGCCGACCTGCTGGTAGCAGGTGTCGCCACGATCATCCAGTCATTCGGTATCGGCCCGGTGGGCATCCGCATGCCGGTGATGATGGGCGCCAGTTTCGCTGCCGTCGGCAGTATGGTGGCCATGGCCGGCATGCCCGGCGTGGGTCTGCAGGGGATTTTCGGCGCGACCATCGCCGCCGGGTTCTTCGGCATGCTGATCGCGCCGTTCATGTCCAAGGTCGTACGTTTCTTCCCACCCTTGGTCACCGGCACGGTGATCACCTCGATCGGCCTGTCGCTGTTCCCGGTGGCAGTCAACTGGGCAGGTGGCGGCCAGCAGGCTGGCACCTTCGGTGCGCCGATCTTCCTGCTGGTGGCCGGCCTGGTACTGGCGGTGATCCTGCTGATCAACCGCTTCATGCGTGGGTTCTGGGTCAATGTATCGGTGCTGGTAGGCATGGGCCTGGGCTACATCCTGGCCGGCGCCATCGGCATGGTCGACCTGTCGGGCCTGAACCAGGCCCCATGGCTGCAAGTGGTCACCCCGCTGCACTTCGGCATGCCGACCTTCAGCCTGGCACCGATCCTGTCCATGTGCCTGGTGGTGGTGATCATCTTCGTCGAGTCCACCGGCATGTTCCTCGCACTGGGCAAGGTGACCGGCCGTGAAGTGACCCCAGGCATGCTGCGTCGCGGCCTGTTGTGCGATGCCGGGGCATCGTTCGTCGCCGGCTTCTTCAATACCTTCACCCACTCCTCGTTCGCCCAGAACATCGGCCTGGTGCAGATGACCGGGGTACGCTGCCGCTACGTCACCGTGGTGGCCGGCGCACTGCTGATCCTGCTCAGCCTGCTGCCCAAGGCGGCCTTCCTGATTGCCTCGATCCCGCCTGCGGTACTGGGCGGCGCCTCCATCGCCATGTTCGGCATGGTCACCGCCACCGGGATCAAGATTCTGCAGGAGGCGGACATCGGCGACCGCCGCAACCAGTTGCTGGTCGCCGTGAGCGTCGGCTTCGGGCTGATCCCCGTGGTGCGCCCGGAGTTCTTCGCCCAGATGCCGCAGTGGATGGAACCCATCACCCACAGCGGCATCGCCATGGCCACGGTCAGTGCCCTGGTGCTGAACGTGCTGTTCAACATCCTCGGTGGTGCCGATCGCGCGACGCACAACGTCTGCCATCAGCACTGA
- a CDS encoding urate hydroxylase PuuD → MEAHLHEWLNLSIRWVHMITGIAWIGASFYFVWLENNLNRSNPREGLSGDLWAIHGGGIYHLEKYKLAPPKMPENLHWFKWEAYFTWMSGIALLCVVFYWNPALYLLAPGSTLSGAEGVAIGIGSLIASWFIYDFLCDSPLGKKPALLGGVLFVLIIAACWGFSLVFSGRGAYLHTGAIIGTIMVGNVFRIIMPAQRQLVAAIENNTTPDPVLPAKGLLRSRHNNYFTLPVLFIMISNHFPSTYGSQYNWLILAGIAVAAVLIRHYFNTRHDSNKYAWTLPVGALAMICLAYVTGPKPMATSPEQAAAKIEYQPLPATAVGGKTAAEQRAEDAAKAAAAPAAPAEAPAQATAQAGGESFDKIHNVIQERCTVCHSSKPTSPLFSSAPAGVMFDTPQQIQAQAARIQAQAVASQIMPLGNITQMTTEERKLVGDWIAKGAPVN, encoded by the coding sequence GTGGAAGCACACCTTCACGAATGGCTGAACCTGAGCATTCGCTGGGTTCACATGATCACCGGTATCGCCTGGATCGGTGCATCGTTCTATTTCGTCTGGCTGGAAAACAACCTGAACCGGAGCAATCCGCGCGAGGGGCTGTCGGGTGACCTCTGGGCCATCCACGGCGGTGGTATCTACCACCTTGAAAAGTACAAGCTGGCTCCGCCGAAAATGCCCGAGAACCTGCACTGGTTCAAATGGGAAGCCTACTTCACCTGGATGTCCGGTATCGCCCTGCTGTGCGTGGTGTTCTACTGGAACCCGGCGCTGTACCTGCTGGCCCCTGGCAGCACCCTGAGCGGTGCCGAGGGCGTGGCCATCGGTATCGGCTCGCTGATCGCCAGCTGGTTCATCTACGACTTCCTGTGCGACTCGCCCCTGGGCAAGAAGCCAGCGCTGCTCGGCGGTGTACTGTTCGTGCTGATCATCGCCGCGTGCTGGGGCTTCAGCCTGGTGTTCAGTGGCCGTGGCGCCTACCTGCACACCGGCGCGATCATCGGCACCATCATGGTCGGCAACGTGTTCCGCATCATCATGCCAGCCCAGCGCCAGCTGGTGGCCGCGATCGAGAACAACACCACCCCCGACCCGGTACTGCCGGCCAAGGGCCTGCTGCGCTCGCGCCACAACAACTACTTCACCCTGCCGGTGCTGTTCATCATGATCAGCAACCACTTCCCGAGCACCTACGGTAGCCAGTACAACTGGCTGATCCTGGCCGGTATTGCAGTAGCCGCGGTACTGATCCGCCACTACTTCAACACCCGTCATGACAGCAACAAGTACGCCTGGACCCTGCCGGTTGGTGCCCTGGCGATGATCTGCCTGGCCTACGTCACCGGCCCCAAGCCGATGGCCACCAGCCCTGAGCAGGCCGCAGCGAAGATCGAGTACCAGCCACTGCCGGCGACCGCAGTCGGTGGCAAGACTGCCGCCGAGCAACGCGCCGAGGATGCCGCCAAGGCTGCCGCAGCGCCTGCCGCCCCCGCCGAAGCCCCAGCCCAGGCCACGGCCCAGGCGGGCGGCGAGAGCTTCGACAAGATCCACAATGTCATCCAGGAACGCTGCACCGTGTGCCACTCGTCCAAGCCGACCAGCCCGCTGTTCAGCAGCGCGCCTGCCGGCGTGATGTTCGACACCCCGCAGCAGATCCAGGCCCAGGCCGCGCGCATCCAGGCGCAAGCGGTCGCCAGCCAGATCATGCCGCTGGGCAACATCACCCAGATGACCACCGAAGAGCGCAAGCTGGTCGGTGACTGGATCGCCAAAGGCGCCCCGGTGAACTGA
- a CDS encoding ureidoglycolate lyase produces the protein MRTLMIEPLSKEAFAPFGDVIETDGSDHFMINNGSTMRFHKLATVETAEPEDKAIISIFRADALDMPLTVRMLERHPLGSQAFIPLLGNPFLIVVAPVGDAPVSGLVRAFRSNGRQGVNYHRGVWHHPVLTIEKRDDFLVVDRSGSGNNCDEHYFTEEQMLILNPHQ, from the coding sequence ATGCGCACCCTGATGATCGAGCCCCTGAGCAAAGAAGCCTTCGCCCCCTTCGGAGACGTGATCGAAACCGATGGCAGCGACCACTTCATGATCAACAACGGCTCGACCATGCGCTTCCACAAGCTCGCCACGGTGGAAACCGCCGAGCCTGAAGACAAGGCGATCATCAGCATCTTCCGCGCCGACGCGCTGGACATGCCGCTGACCGTACGCATGCTGGAACGCCATCCGCTGGGCAGCCAGGCTTTCATCCCGCTGCTCGGCAACCCCTTTCTGATCGTGGTCGCGCCGGTTGGCGATGCACCTGTATCAGGCTTGGTCCGAGCCTTCCGCAGTAATGGCAGGCAGGGCGTTAATTACCATCGCGGCGTCTGGCACCACCCGGTGCTGACGATCGAAAAGCGGGATGACTTCCTGGTGGTTGATCGCAGCGGTTCTGGCAACAACTGCGACGAGCATTACTTCACCGAGGAACAGATGCTGATCCTCAATCCCCACCAATAA